A window of Bradyrhizobium sp. AZCC 1610 contains these coding sequences:
- a CDS encoding Bug family tripartite tricarboxylate transporter substrate binding protein, producing MKPRVVRCVLFTVLAVVSALAGQAQAQSWPEKPITFIVPFAAGGGTDAFARPLAAQLDTQLGKRVLIENRAGAGGTVGASLASKAAPDGYTFFMGAAHHAIAPSLYPNLDYNFEKDFVAVALVARPPQVVVVNPEKVAAKTLAEFITYAKANPGKLNYGSAGAGTTHHLAGELFKILTKTNIQHVPYRGAGPAMQDLIAGHVPVVFDGLGSSAGPVRAGQLRALAVAAPKRVAAFPDLPTAAEAGLPGYEVSTWYGLFAPKNTPPAIVQQMAKEVQKAMQTPAIKEAWERNGSDVPDVTGPAFAKMVSSEVERWRKVVTDANVKLD from the coding sequence GTGAAGCCAAGAGTTGTTCGGTGCGTCCTGTTTACAGTCCTGGCGGTCGTATCCGCCCTAGCCGGCCAGGCGCAGGCCCAATCATGGCCGGAGAAGCCGATCACCTTCATCGTCCCGTTTGCGGCCGGCGGCGGCACCGATGCCTTTGCCCGTCCGCTGGCGGCCCAGCTCGACACGCAGCTGGGCAAGCGCGTGCTGATCGAAAACCGCGCCGGCGCAGGCGGCACCGTTGGCGCATCGCTCGCGTCGAAGGCCGCGCCGGACGGCTACACCTTCTTCATGGGCGCGGCGCATCACGCCATTGCACCGTCGCTCTATCCCAATCTCGACTACAATTTCGAGAAGGACTTCGTTGCAGTTGCCTTGGTCGCGCGGCCGCCCCAGGTCGTCGTCGTCAATCCCGAAAAGGTCGCTGCCAAAACGCTGGCTGAATTCATCACCTACGCCAAGGCCAATCCGGGCAAATTGAACTACGGTTCTGCCGGAGCCGGTACCACGCATCACCTAGCGGGCGAGTTGTTCAAGATCCTGACCAAGACCAACATCCAGCACGTCCCCTATCGCGGGGCCGGGCCCGCGATGCAGGACCTCATCGCCGGCCACGTGCCGGTCGTGTTTGACGGGCTCGGCTCGTCGGCCGGGCCCGTCAGGGCCGGGCAGTTGCGCGCGCTTGCGGTCGCCGCGCCGAAACGCGTGGCTGCATTCCCCGATCTTCCGACCGCCGCGGAAGCAGGCCTTCCCGGTTATGAAGTATCGACCTGGTACGGCCTGTTCGCACCCAAGAACACGCCGCCGGCGATTGTGCAGCAGATGGCCAAGGAAGTGCAGAAGGCGATGCAGACACCCGCCATCAAGGAAGCCTGGGAGCGCAACGGCTCCGATGTTCCCGATGTCACGGGCCCTGCGTTCGCGAAAATGGTGTCATCGGAAGTCGAGCGCTGGCGTAAGGTCGTGACCGATGCGAACGTGAA